The Dioscorea cayenensis subsp. rotundata cultivar TDr96_F1 unplaced genomic scaffold, TDr96_F1_v2_PseudoChromosome.rev07_lg8_w22 25.fasta BLBR01001942.1, whole genome shotgun sequence genome includes a region encoding these proteins:
- the LOC120257202 gene encoding NADH dehydrogenase [ubiquinone] 1 alpha subcomplex assembly factor 2-like: MSKLFSKFLGVFRYRNLVGVDKAGNRYFTRTEKLDGVVKEKRWVIFKGEEDPTSIPVEWICWLNGQRKKAPTPQEMIELEARRERVKLNAALLKKEEEMKSTSSRPKPQSIGKVESPDLESFIQQFRRGSIDHNKGMAHDDVADIVDGNKDDKDKERSSEPTGSGESFKPGTWQPPM, translated from the exons TCGCAACCTTGTTGGTGTGGACAAGGCTGGAAATCGCTACTTCACTCGAACGGAAAAGTTGGACGGAGTCG TGAAGGAAAAAAGATGGGTGATATTCAAAGGCGAGGAGGACCCCACATCAATTCCAG TTGAGTGGATATGCTGGCTAAATGGGCAAAGGAAGAAAGCTCCAACTCCACAg GAAATGATTGAGCTGGAGGCCAGGCGTGAGCGAGTTAAACTGAACGCTGCAT TGCTGAAAAAGGAAGAGGAGATGAAGTCCACTTCTAGCAGGCCAAAGCCCCAGAGCATTG GCAAAGTTGAGTCTCCAGATCTTGAAAGTTTTATTCAGCAGTTTCGAAGAGGTTCCATTGATCACAACAAAG GTATGGCACATGATGATGTGGCTGACATAGTTGATGGTAACAAAGATGACAAAGACAAAGAAAG GTCTTCAGAGCCAACTGGATCCGGTGAATCTTTTAAACCGGGAACTTGGCAACCACCAATGTAG